From Brassica rapa cultivar Chiifu-401-42 chromosome A06, CAAS_Brap_v3.01, whole genome shotgun sequence:
GCCTCATGAAATTAGCGGGCGTTATTCCATACACCGTAGAGATCGAACCAGGGACAAAGATAAACTTCTGGATCCCCAAAGAAACCCTTAAAAAAACCAACAAATCCAACAAAAACTCTGACGTGAAACCCAAGAAACCTACTAAACCAGCCATTTTGTTCATCCACGGCTTTGCAGCTGAAGGGATCGTGACGTGGCAATTCCAGGTCGGATCACTAGCCAAAAAATACTCAATCTATATACCGGACCTCCTCTTCTTCGGTGGTTCCTATTCAGATAAACCGGACAGGTCACCCGCCTTTCAAGCCCACTGTTTGGTCAAATCTCTTCGTATCCTTGGAGTGGATGAGTTTGTCCTTGTAGGGTTTAGTTACGGTGGAATGGTGGCTTTCAAGATCGTAGAAGAGTACCCTGAGATGGTTAGAGCCATGGTGGTGTCAGGTATTTACCATATTTTGGATATCTTGTGTATAGGGTGGTCAAAGCGGGGTTAGCCCACGACACTTGACCCTAGTCACCCGACATGTAATGGGATAAACGTTTTCTAAGTTTCAGTGGCCTGGCCTGGACCTCTGATATTTTTATCTCTATCATGCAAGTATGCAACATGCAAAGCAATTTATGCCTAACCATCCATTGCCTTTTTGTTGTTTTCCTAGCCAAAAAAAGACTTTTTTTGTTGTATATCAATCTTTGGTCATCTTATTACAAGCTATTTGGAAAACCTATTgtcatatattattatatttacgcAGTAATATCATTcttaaactatatattaatttatatatatatatagatacagTAATAATTTATGTCTATATCAGGTTCGGTACTCGCGATGACTGATACGATCAGTGAGTCGAATTTGAACCGTATAGGGTTTAAGTCATCAGCGGATCTTCTGTTACCAACTTCGGTTATCGGACTCAAGACTCTTTTTGCCCTTTCTGTTCATAGACCCATGTGGTTCCCGAACCGTCTCTTCAAGGATTACCTTGAGGTACGAACTTACACAATTTTGAAGATTTTACATATgggtttattcttttcttttgcaagaaaaaaaaaatcattctcatttggttaataatatatattgtaattGTTAAGGTGATGGATACCAATAGGAAAGAAAAAGCAGAATTGTTAGAAGGTTTGGTCACCAGCAGGAACGAAGATGTGACCATCCCTCGTTTACAACAGGTTTTTGTATAATACTCCATACAAGAATAATTACATAATTATTCACACAATATACATAATTGTTTCATTTATCTAACCTAGAATTTCATACAAGAAGATTCCGACAAAAATATCAATTATTCTCTACGTAAAAGTACTCTAAAATACCACAAAATTATCTAACTCCAAAGCAAAAGAAATTCAAAGTTAAGATTTAGAAAGATTTCTACGAGTTTGGAAATGGATTCTAATCATTTATAGTGTTCctaaatttttagaatttttttcagTAAATCTTAAGATTGTTGGACCTCTTTTggaatttaagaaaaatatagtggtctatttgagaaaatatattatccTTGAGAGTTGTAATTTAGTCTTAGTGGGGATTATTGGATTAGGAATTTCGTTAAATTTTTAGGTTTTGTTAAATCCTCCTTTATTGAATacagtatttataaaaacttttataaatccaaGGTTGTTGGATATAGGATTTATAGAAATCCTATCAATTTTATTTAGTCTGCAACAAATTGATTATTAGAGGTAAACCCCAACAGATGAAAGCACAATTTGAAAAAACAACCAAAATAAGATATAGAATAAATAAGATGGAATTGTTCTCGCTACATCTAAAAATCATTATACAAAGAATGAAATTACTTCTAGTTAGAACTCGACTCATGACTTGTCTAGAAATTTAATAGTTTGcataaaatgaaatattattttcaagatTTATACAGAAAACGAAAATAGTATTACTTAAATCCAAAACATTAAGTATTTACCACTTAACAAAgcgatattattattattttttaacaaaattggTTATGCAGAAAATTCATCTCTTGTGGGGCGAAAGTGATAAACTTTTTAATCTTGAAATGGCCAAGAACATGAAGGAGTAAGTTGCAATGCAAAAGTTACTTTTCATTGAAATTATTActgaatattaataataatatatacacatattctCATTTCAATTCTGTTTCACAGGCAACTAGGCGAAAATGCAACAATGGACAGTATAAAAAAAGCAGGTCACTTGGCACATTTGGAGAGACCTTGTGTATATAATAAACGTCTCAAAAAGTTTCTTACTGCAGTTTACTCCGGAAACTAAAATGGATGTAATTGAATGACGCATTATCCTCCTCGACATCAAATTTGTgctattttctttgttttatttattcttcctatttcaaaaataatgtaATCATATTGAAATGGTATACGTAATCATATTGTTTCTATGATTTTGCATTTTGTCACTATGCAGACGTTTTTTCTATGAATTAAGAGAATGAGATAAGACTTTTTCCCAATTTGGCCTAATTAACTTAATTCATTAACCTTCTCCGTTCTAGCATGTAGTAGTTGTAATAGGACGGggaatcaaaatataaaagaaaaacaaaagttgGAGTGAGAACGAGCAAAGACCACATGATTACGCTTGTTCATGAAGGATAgtatcaaaatttatatatagttaTGGACTTATGGGTGAAATTTATACAAAGCAGTTCGGAgtaaattttaaatctgaacCAGATCCCATTAAACCGAAATTGAACCGGTCACTCATCTTTCATAACAAAGTCAGAACAGCGGCtaaagaaacaaacaatagaGAAAGAATGACTACCCCGCTTCTAAGGAAAAGATTGGCCACCTTCAGTCGCAAGTCTGGCTCTCTGGTGGTGTTCTTGGATTTTATAATCAACAATCTCTTCAAAAAGTTGTGCATCCAAGACGCAATCTGGTCGTCCATACACCGCAGCTTGAACACCAGCAACAAGCTTAGCGATCTCACGACCAGAGAACCCTTCTGTCTTTTTCGCAGCCTCTCTGATCACTTGGTCGGTTAGGTCTCCTTCAAATGTTATCTTTTGTGCCTGCTTCTTGAACAAATGGCTCCACTTAGTCTTCATGTCTTTATCATCTTTCTGGTCTTCACCAGTTAGGTACTTGTTAAGGAGCTTGAAGCGTTCATCTTCACCAGGGAGCGGAAACTCGATAACTTCGTCGATCCTGTCAGTGACCGCACCGTCTAGATCCCCGGGTCTGTTTGTGGCCAGGACCAGAACTATGTCCCGTGACTGATCACCGGTTCGAAAGAGTAGAGCGTTCAGAGCGCTATGCTGAGCCTCGCTCATATACGTGCTGTTACGTTTACGATCAAGAATTTGATAAACCATTAAACATAACTCTGACGACACCATAGAAGTAACAATGCGCTTAACAAAGGCGAGATAATCTTACTCGCATAGGAAAGCATCAGCTTCATCGATGAAAAGCAGTAAACCTTGTTTGATTTCTTAGCCCAATCAAAAATTTCATGGATTTTTGTAACAGCCTGTGCACCCAGAGGAGCAACATCTCCTCCTGTCAGCTTATTTCTGTAAGTTAATAGGACCTTGACTCCCCCTGTCAAGTTCAATATAGAAACGCAAACGAATGTATATCAAGAAGTGTATAACTCTCAGGGACAATGCTTATAAGTTCCATACCTTCAATGTGACCGAAGGTTGTGTTAATAGCTGCAAGCCATTTCTCCATTTCACCATTTATCTTATCCAGAAGCATTCTTCGATTCTGCTCCTCCGTAAGTTTGGCTTCATGAGCTCTGCCTTCAGCCTCCGCCATGGCTTTGACGCGAATTGTCTCTCGCTCAAGTGCAGCTCTCTCTTTCTCAGTCTGGCGCTGCTGTGCTTGAATCTGTTCTTCCGTGGCGAGCCTTGCTTGCCCTTTCCGGATAGAAGACTCCTCTTGCATCTTAACCAACTCAACGTTATGCCGTCTCTGAGATTCATGATCCGTCTGCATAAAGTTCCAAGTCAGAGAGTTGTCAGTAAAGGTACGAtctttaaaactattaaacatagTTTTATATCTCACCTGCAGTCGTTTTCTTGCCAACTCATCTTCATAACGAAAGTTTTGAGCTTTTGCTTGTGCCTGCTGCTGCAGTAGATTCCTCTGATCCTCAGCCAATTTCCTCTGCCTTTCCTGCCCCATTCAGATCCCCACAAAACAATCATATATGTTGCTTCTCAGCTTAATGATAAGCAAAATGTAGATGATGTAACCAATTTACAGCAAAACAATGAAGTCATAGGAACATACTATCTAAATGAACTACATCAAATGAGTTCCATTAGCATAAGGAGAAAGTGACTCACAATATCATTTTGCGCCTGAACAGCTTCGTTACGCGATATATTCCGTGGCACCCACGGTTTAGCCCGTTTTATAAGCCTAGTTTTTCACTTTTCGTCCTTTGTTGTGTTTGAGCTCTGTATATAAGATTTTGATACCTTCGCTCTAGTGCTCATGGTAATTATATGGtctttagttttttcttttcgtATATACTATTCTTTCAGTTACCTAACAACATTTGGTTGATTACATGCATTAACAAGAACCATAACATTTTTTTAACTAgtatttgtttaaattttataataaaagtgAATTGGAAATATGCGTAAAGACGTTTTAGTCAATTTTACAGTGGGTGCATATCGCAGTAGACCACTAATTAAGCGCTCTTCATTATATTCAAATGTGCGAAATCATCGTTTCTAATAAGGAACATGCAAAGAGTTGTTTGATATATCCTCTTATAGGCATGCTTAGTCCATATTGTTAGAACCGAGAGTTTGATCAGAATATTATTACTATATGAGAACTTAAATCGATTGGATTACATTAGGATGGAATTGAGAAATGATTATTACAAAGTTGGAAACCAAacagaaataaataaaagctaATAGAATATAAGCAATAATAGCATGTAATCAAACACTTTTACTTATATATGCTCTTAATGTCTCCATCTCAATAGAGTTTAAAGGCACATAGTTATTTTTTTCGGAGCTCACAAAGAATCTCAATGGCTTCAATTAGTGTTACGGTACCTAGGTTGTGGGTCGTGACGTCCTGATTCAATGTCATTAACATCTCTAACGAGCAATTCATAGCGTCTTTTTACCTCTTCAGCTGATTTTCCACCAACTACTCTTGCCACATTTTGCCATCGGTCAGGAGTGTCCTTCTCGAACTTAGCCAAAGCCATTTCGAACTGTTTGTCCTGTTTCGCTGTCCATGACGAGGTAGAGCTCCGGGAAGTGCTGATAATTGAGTTGGAAGCCATTAGTGTGAAAATGTAGAATAACAAAAGAGGGACGTTAGAGAAGCTGGTTTGTATTAACGATGAAAATGTTGATTTGCATTTAGTGGAAGAGTTTGAAGCTCCTTATATATAGGAGAAAAAAGCATATAAGCCAGTTGGAggaatatatgttttaaatatgAGAGATTTTGAGTGACCCAATAGACCAATATTCTTTAAGCAACCACATAGatctatgatgatgatgatcatcagAGTATAGTCTCTAGTTAG
This genomic window contains:
- the LOC103874077 gene encoding protein RADIALIS-like 4, whose protein sequence is MASNSIISTSRSSTSSWTAKQDKQFEMALAKFEKDTPDRWQNVARVVGGKSAEEVKRRYELLVRDVNDIESGRHDPQPRYRNTN
- the LOC103874076 gene encoding putative 2-succinyl-6-hydroxy-2,4-cyclohexadiene-1-carboxylate synthase: MVNLVESPKPILYGLMKLAGVIPYTVEIEPGTKINFWIPKETLKKTNKSNKNSDVKPKKPTKPAILFIHGFAAEGIVTWQFQVGSLAKKYSIYIPDLLFFGGSYSDKPDRSPAFQAHCLVKSLRILGVDEFVLVGFSYGGMVAFKIVEEYPEMVRAMVVSGSVLAMTDTISESNLNRIGFKSSADLLLPTSVIGLKTLFALSVHRPMWFPNRLFKDYLEVMDTNRKEKAELLEGLVTSRNEDVTIPRLQQKIHLLWGESDKLFNLEMAKNMKEQLGENATMDSIKKAGHLAHLERPCVYNKRLKKFLTAVYSGN